The DNA region TGGCtcttttaatatgattttttttagctACTGTAGaaagttttttaattatttttttattgcaagaaatcacaaaatGGATAAGATTAACAccctaaaaatataaaagaaaagaaaaaaaggttgCTATAATCCTATATATATAGGCTTATTGGCGGTATTCCCATGCAGAGACTTCTATAATGTGGACCATATATACATCACAAAAACACGTCGTTGGGTTTAGCGTGTACGTTGGAAAATGACTGATTCATAATGCGATTTTGACATCTCTAAAGATGTCTATATACTTTGCCAAAtccatatatttaaatatatacaataatgtattaaaaaaaatggaGTAGTATTTATACAAGAAAAATAGCTTCATTCATGTGTACTACTAGATAACTAGACAGAAACGCGAAGGAACATGTGGAGGTCTAGTTTGAactttgctttgttaatttttcTAGTTCATGCAGTTGTGCTTCAAGCTCTGGATCAATCAggtttaataatataattgacATCAAAatctacatacatatatatacattttcaattcaatatatGTTAAGTAAAATGTTGTGTGATTTTTAGGGTTCATCAGCATAGATTGCGGAGCCTTGCCCAACTCTACTGATTGGAAAGATATACAATATATTTCAGATGCCGGTATCATTAGCAGTGGTGTAGCTAAATCAGTGAGTTCTGACTCCATACGTTACTTAAAACACAAACAACTGTGGACTCTGAGAAGCTTCCCGGAAGGAAGAAGAAACTGTTACAAGATAAACAACATCACAATAGGCTCCAAATATCTGATCCGCCTTGAGTTTGCGTACGGAAACTACGACGGGATTAAAACTTTTCCAGAGTTTGACGTGTATCTTGGAGTTAACAAGTGGGATACAGTTGGAGCATCCAACCTTAGCCCCGGCGGGTACAAGACCGATGAGATTATACATATAGCTTCACAGGAATACATAAATATCTGTTTGGTGAATACAGGCCATGGCACACCATTTATATCAACCATAGATTTGAGGCCTTTGAAAAATGATACCTATTCCATCACTCCTCCATCTGCTGTTGGATCACTGGTTAACTACTACCGTGACGATTTTGGTTATTCATTCAGCGACGACTACATCAGGTGAATTATCAAGTATCTTCCATCTGGTTAATTAAATTAAAGTGAAGAGTCAGGTGTAATTGTGATGTTTagtcatcaattagccatcatcaatatttttaatggtgtgagatgatATCTAATAGTGTAGGATTaatcatttttcttttgatagttAAATGCTGGCCAGATTTTAACAAAAGTACTGATTCCTTAGATTTTCtcaattaaaaatagttaaataatttgatatatttgactaaattgtcaGATATGGGGATGATCCCTTTGATCGTCAATGGAGAACCTTCATGCAACCTGATTGGGTAAAATTGTTTGATTCAAGTATTATAACTGCTGGTGCCTTTAGCAAGAATGATTACCAGTTGCCAGCAGGTGTCATGAATACCGCGATCACACCGGCAAATGCAAGTGATCCATTAGTGATAAAGTGGAGGCCAAAAATTCCAATAAGTGATGTATACTATATATACATGCATTTTGTGGAGGTTGAGGCTGAGTCGAACAACAACGAAATAAGGGAATTTAACATCTTTGTGGGCGGTAGGCTATTCTCTGAAAAACCCGTGCAGCCGCCCTACCTCTCCACAAAAACAATCAGAGCCGTAGTCCCGAACTTGGTTGATATTTCACTCGAAAAAACGCCGCGTTCAACCCTGCCTCCATCGTCAACGCCATTGAAGTTTACTAATTAATTCAATTCCACCAATTGGATACATTCCAAGCAGATGGTATGTTGTATTTATATCCTAGTTTATTCAATAGAGTATTGGGCTTCATGTTTGGATATCTCAAAAACTTTTTCATAtgttaatttattagttatttttttgtttattatgttaaaaaaattaaagattttttttagaaaagatgAGAATGGCAATTTTTTTAAAcggttccgctacgttaccaacagcatatctgctAACTTCtgtcaactcttatttataattgtgtttcatggaagtgtgttcgcgaatgtgtctaataaaaatgttttttttataactgtgtttaataaaagtgtctttatagatatattttctggatgtgtctctttatatatgtatttaaaatatattaattattagacacatttACGAACACACTTCTatgaaacacaaatataaataagagttggcaggaATTGGCGGATAATATGTTagtaccctatacttttttttttaaatatttttcattatttttattttaaaataaaacaataataataaataatgaatgCTACTACTAGTTGATGCCATCACAAGGATCCAGTCTGTCTATGGTTTGGCAATAAGAGAAGAGTGGCAAGGGGATCCATGCGGTCCCGCAGGCTACATGTGGGAGTGGGACGGTCTCAATTGTACTCGTCGTCTAAATGAATCTCCTAGGATTACTGCCTTGTAAGTCGCTCTAATTTTtggataataatttatttaaatatattaattatttttttatataaaaataaaatataccagACAATTTTATGTGAGTGGTTATGCAGGAATTTATCTTCCAGTGAATTAAGAGGAATTATAGATCCTTCCTTTTCAGATCTCACTATGTTGGAAAAGTTGTGAGTTCATCTCCATTCCATCTCATACTCTACTCGTCATAAAAGAAAACACATTGTCAAAATAACACACTGATAGAAGAAACTTGATTTCATTTAAATCATTTTCAGATATTTTTAGTTGTATTATGTGTTGTGGTCATgtcatttgttgtttttccagGGATTTATCAAACAACAACTTAAATGGCCAAGTTCCAGATTTTCTCTCTCAATT from Arachis hypogaea cultivar Tifrunner chromosome 10, arahy.Tifrunner.gnm2.J5K5, whole genome shotgun sequence includes:
- the LOC112716639 gene encoding LOW QUALITY PROTEIN: probable LRR receptor-like serine/threonine-protein kinase At5g59680 (The sequence of the model RefSeq protein was modified relative to this genomic sequence to represent the inferred CDS: inserted 1 base in 1 codon; substituted 1 base at 1 genomic stop codon), which codes for MWRSSLNFALLIFLVHAVVLQALDQSGFISIDCGALPNSTDWKDIQYISDAGIISSGVAKSVSSDSIRYLKHKQLWTLRSFPEGRRNCYKINNITIGSKYLIRLEFAYGNYDGIKTFPEFDVYLGVNKWDTVGASNLSPGGYKTDEIIHIASQEYINICLVNTGHGTPFISTIDLRPLKNDTYSITPPSAVGSLVNYYRDDFGYSFSDDYIRYGDDPFDRQWRTFMQPDWVKLFDSSIITAGAFSKNDYQLPAGVMNTAITPANASDPLVIKWRPKIPISDVYYIYMHFVEVEAESNNNEIREFNIFVGGRLFSEKPVQPPYLSTKTIRAVVPNLVDISLEKTPRSTLPPXVNAIEVYXLIQFHQLDTFQADVDAITRIQSVYGLAIREEWQGDPCGPAGYMWEWDGLNCTRRLNESPRITALNLSSSELRGIIDPSFSDLTMLEKLDLSNNNLNGQVPDFLSQLHNLKILNLAGNNLSGSVPSILVEKSNKGFLLLNVDQNPYLLCESGGCKEKKKKKTMPLSIAVAIGISVALVAVAAAALVWTLKKKKTKVEMTPKEIKQEDDVSLQFKNKIYSYSDIIKITNNFRKILGKGGFGTVYMGHVDDAPVAVKMLSQSSVQGYQQFQAEVKVLMRVHHRNLTSLVGYCNEGSNKALIYEYMANGNLRQHLSSVGTKFLSWKDRLCIAVDAAQGLEYLHNGCKPPIIHRDVKATNILLTENLHAKLSDFGLSKSIPTDGSSHVSTVVAGTAGYLDPNYYQSSRLTEKSDVYSFGVVLLELITSQAAIRMAKDDDDDNDGKTHHLSHWVSSKVERGDIHGIVDSRLGEDFDCSSAWKIVETALTCVSQNSNERPIMSEVLIELKNALAMELSRTNYGDGINNNNGDSSVELVFVNANESTPLAR